In Perca fluviatilis chromosome 18, GENO_Pfluv_1.0, whole genome shotgun sequence, one genomic interval encodes:
- the dusp10 gene encoding dual specificity protein phosphatase 10 isoform X1 produces the protein MPPSPLDDRIVVALPRPIRPQELQLRLDTSYLDSISTTSSSNKTVISTTVVKIRATANLVTYMPSSKGSTRSLSCGCSSASCCSVTTYEKDSQSLNHSQVSASSPNLSYAGPPTAMVSNHEALSAPSLTPGTPKALSAVRVIHPNELARRMTCCPMGHPMGPIPVIIDCRPFMEYNKSHIRGAVHINCSDKISRRRLQQGKITVLDLISCREGKDSYKGIFSKEIVVYDESTMDPNRLTFSQPLHVVLESLRREGKDPIILKGGLSCFRQSHENLCEHSLHLHEGMDTGAAAGLTGSLPHSLPSTPDIENAELTPILPFLYLGNEHDAQDIHLLQRYNIGYILNVTTHLPLFHYDTGLFIYKRLPATDSNKQNLRQYFEEAFEFIGMKTFNVFTADVGSTSSRYGPFDPLPGRRVSFRHHRDRLPDEAHLDDHDRRLQVCQNQEAHHLPEPQLHGPAVGVRGGPQQRNNATNSYTKADWCGNRCLNHTTQRSHLYSLSLLFQERLALRAGLECDSHCILLKSPNAHLSLWNAKALGQCW, from the exons ATGCCTCCATCTCCTCTTGACGACAGAATTGTGGTGGCGCTGCCAAGGCCGATCCGACCTCAGGAACTCCAACTGCGCCTGGACACCAGCTACCTGGACTCCATatccaccaccagcagcagcaacaagacAGTCATCAGCACCACTGTGGTGAAGATCCGGGCGACGGCCAATCTTGTAACGTATATGCCCTCATCCAAGGGCTCCACGCGCTCGTTGTCGTGTGGATGCAGCAGTGCCAGCTGCTGCTCAGTGACTACCTATGAGAAGGACAGCCAGAGCCTCAACCACAGCCAGGTGAGCGCCAGCAGCCCCAACCTCAGCTATGCCGGGCCCCCCACCGCGATGGTCAGCAACCATGAAGCATTAAGCGCCCCCAGTCTCACCCCGGGTACCCCGAAGGCCCTGTCAGCCGTGAGGGTCATCCATCCCAATGAGCTGGCCAGACGGATGACCTGCTGCCCCATGGGACACCCCATGGGGCCCATACCGGTTATCATCGACTGCCGGCCCTTCATGGAGTACAACAAGAGCCACATCCGGGGGGCCGTGCACATCAACTGCTCTGACAAGATCAGCCGGCGGCGGCTGCAGCAGGGCAAGATCACTGTGCTGGACCTCATCTCCTGCCGCGAGGGCAAGGACTCTTATAAGGGCATCTTCTCCAAAGAGATTGTGGTTTATGATGAGAGCACCATGGACCCCAACCGCCTGACATTCTCCCAGCCACTGCATGTGGTGCTGGAGTCACTGAGGAGGGAGGGCAAGGACCCTATCATTCTCAAAG GAGGCCTTAGCTGTTTCAGGCAGAGCCACGAGAACCTGTGCGAGCACTCGCTGCACCTTCACGAGGGCATGGACActggtgctgctgctggccTGACGGGGTCGCTACCTCACTCCCTGCCCTCCACCCCGGACATAGAGAACGCAGAGCTGACACCAATCCTGCCCTTCCTATATCTGGGGAACGAGCACGACGCTCAGGACATCCACCTGCTGCAGCGCTACAACATCGGCTACATCCTAAACGTGACCACCCACCTGCCGCTCTTCCACTACGACACGGGCCTCTTCATCTACAAGCGCCTGCCCGCCACAGACAGCAACAAGCAGAACCTGCGCCAGTACTTCGAGGAGGCGTTTGAATTCATCGGTATGAAAACTTTCAATGTTTTCACTGCAGACGT AGGAAGCACATCAAGCAGGTATGGGCCTTTTGATCCACTGCCAGGCAGGCGTGTCTCGTTCCGCCACCATCGTGATCGCCTACCTGATGAAGCACACCTGGATGACCATGACAGACGCCTACAAGTTTGTCAAAACCAGGAGGCCCATCATCTCCCCGAACCTCAACTTCATGGGCCAGCTGTTGGAGTTCGAGGAGGACCTCAACAACGGAATAACGCCACGAATTCTTACACCAAAGCTGATTGGTGTGGAAACCGTTGTCTAAACCACACGACTCAACGCTCACACTTGTACTCACTCTCACTGCTTTTTCAAGAGAGACTTGCTCTACGAGCCGGTTTGGAGTGTGACAGCCACTGTATTCTTCTTAAATCTCCTAATGCTCATCTCAGTCTCTGGAATGCCAAAGCTCTGGGTCAGTGTTGGTGA
- the dusp10 gene encoding dual specificity protein phosphatase 10 isoform X2, with the protein MPPSPLDDRIVVALPRPIRPQELQLRLDTSYLDSISTTSSSNKTVISTTVVKIRATANLVTYMPSSKGSTRSLSCGCSSASCCSVTTYEKDSQSLNHSQVSASSPNLSYAGPPTAMVSNHEALSAPSLTPGTPKALSAVRVIHPNELARRMTCCPMGHPMGPIPVIIDCRPFMEYNKSHIRGAVHINCSDKISRRRLQQGKITVLDLISCREGKDSYKGIFSKEIVVYDESTMDPNRLTFSQPLHVVLESLRREGKDPIILKGGLSCFRQSHENLCEHSLHLHEGMDTGAAAGLTGSLPHSLPSTPDIENAELTPILPFLYLGNEHDAQDIHLLQRYNIGYILNVTTHLPLFHYDTGLFIYKRLPATDSNKQNLRQYFEEAFEFIEEAHQAGMGLLIHCQAGVSRSATIVIAYLMKHTWMTMTDAYKFVKTRRPIISPNLNFMGQLLEFEEDLNNGITPRILTPKLIGVETVV; encoded by the exons ATGCCTCCATCTCCTCTTGACGACAGAATTGTGGTGGCGCTGCCAAGGCCGATCCGACCTCAGGAACTCCAACTGCGCCTGGACACCAGCTACCTGGACTCCATatccaccaccagcagcagcaacaagacAGTCATCAGCACCACTGTGGTGAAGATCCGGGCGACGGCCAATCTTGTAACGTATATGCCCTCATCCAAGGGCTCCACGCGCTCGTTGTCGTGTGGATGCAGCAGTGCCAGCTGCTGCTCAGTGACTACCTATGAGAAGGACAGCCAGAGCCTCAACCACAGCCAGGTGAGCGCCAGCAGCCCCAACCTCAGCTATGCCGGGCCCCCCACCGCGATGGTCAGCAACCATGAAGCATTAAGCGCCCCCAGTCTCACCCCGGGTACCCCGAAGGCCCTGTCAGCCGTGAGGGTCATCCATCCCAATGAGCTGGCCAGACGGATGACCTGCTGCCCCATGGGACACCCCATGGGGCCCATACCGGTTATCATCGACTGCCGGCCCTTCATGGAGTACAACAAGAGCCACATCCGGGGGGCCGTGCACATCAACTGCTCTGACAAGATCAGCCGGCGGCGGCTGCAGCAGGGCAAGATCACTGTGCTGGACCTCATCTCCTGCCGCGAGGGCAAGGACTCTTATAAGGGCATCTTCTCCAAAGAGATTGTGGTTTATGATGAGAGCACCATGGACCCCAACCGCCTGACATTCTCCCAGCCACTGCATGTGGTGCTGGAGTCACTGAGGAGGGAGGGCAAGGACCCTATCATTCTCAAAG GAGGCCTTAGCTGTTTCAGGCAGAGCCACGAGAACCTGTGCGAGCACTCGCTGCACCTTCACGAGGGCATGGACActggtgctgctgctggccTGACGGGGTCGCTACCTCACTCCCTGCCCTCCACCCCGGACATAGAGAACGCAGAGCTGACACCAATCCTGCCCTTCCTATATCTGGGGAACGAGCACGACGCTCAGGACATCCACCTGCTGCAGCGCTACAACATCGGCTACATCCTAAACGTGACCACCCACCTGCCGCTCTTCCACTACGACACGGGCCTCTTCATCTACAAGCGCCTGCCCGCCACAGACAGCAACAAGCAGAACCTGCGCCAGTACTTCGAGGAGGCGTTTGAATTCATCG AGGAAGCACATCAAGCAGGTATGGGCCTTTTGATCCACTGCCAGGCAGGCGTGTCTCGTTCCGCCACCATCGTGATCGCCTACCTGATGAAGCACACCTGGATGACCATGACAGACGCCTACAAGTTTGTCAAAACCAGGAGGCCCATCATCTCCCCGAACCTCAACTTCATGGGCCAGCTGTTGGAGTTCGAGGAGGACCTCAACAACGGAATAACGCCACGAATTCTTACACCAAAGCTGATTGGTGTGGAAACCGTTGTCTAA
- the taf1a gene encoding TATA box-binding protein-associated factor RNA polymerase I subunit A: MDDLQRELVPLEDLDDDSDSSDGNSSKGSKKSKLPLVNPMCAETPKETGFHQSTRVCLEQIREALLHHRWQEAAEYMACYPQMLEDPTNGTGQPYKELIWRISTEILHHHPNSKMEDYNNIYERMKHSGVRHYLMICLEHSFHLLLNGHIEDAKRQLSVAESWRHGKESAAQYQRIKLIHAYRSLLDYIIWCDKKFTHSNTDYPDSGDNQDMHNYFRQASVNLKEILKNPGVWDPFILSYVEMLEFYEDHEEALKVLNDYAYDSTFPPNPNAQVYLYQYLKRHDTSERKLMKVLKILHILVPSHELMLEYSSLLLQSEKRSDIQKALGVVLEMLDFACWRSNLEAWKRLKSIIQKLQLQEDWKDVVSGQMAARKDWWPALHFTSFHASKDSEENPELMEVKAPLTKILCPDLMLKYTASQVTSGE; encoded by the exons ATGGATGATTTGCAAAGAGAGCTGGTGCCTCTTGAAGACTTGGATGATGACAGCGATTCCTCGGACGGCAACTCTTCAAAAGGATCGAAAAAATCAAAGCTCCCTCTGGTTAATCCCATGTGTGCAG AGACTCCAAAGGAAACTGGGTTTCACCAGAGTACAAGAGTCTGTCTGGAGCAGATCAGAGAAGCCCTGCTGCATCACAGATGGCAAGAGGCAGCAGAATATATGGCATGTTACCCACAAATGTTAGAAGACCCAACCAATGGCACAGGTCAGCCGTATAAGGAG CTTATTTGGAGAATTAGCACCGAGATCCTTCACCATCACCCCAACTCAAAGATGGAGGACTACAATAACATTTATGAACGAATGAAACACTCAGGAGTTAGACATTACCTGATG ATCTGTCTGGAACATTCATTCCACCTGCTGCTTAATGGTCACATCGAGGATGCAAAGCGTCAGCTGTCTGTCGCTGAAAGTTGGAGGCATGGGAAGGAGTCAGCAGCTCAGTACCAGAGGATTAAACTGATCCACGCCTACAGGAGTTTACTGGATTATATCATCTGGTGTGACAAAAAGTTCACACACTCCAACACTG ACTATCCCGACTCTGGTGACAACCAAGACATGCACAACTACTTCAGACAGGCATCTGTGAACCTGAAGGAGATTTTGAAAAATCCTGGCGTCTGGGATCCCTTCATACTCAGTTACGTTGAG ATGCTGGAGTTCTATGAGGATCACGAGGAGGCTTTGAAAGTCCTTAATGATTACGCATATGACAGCACTTTTCCACCCAATCCCAACGCGCAGGTCTACCTGTACCAGTATTTAAAGAGGCACGATACTTCGGAGAGGAAACTGATGAAAGTATTGAAG ATCCTCCATATACTAGTCCCAAGCCATGAGTTGATGTTGGAGTACAGCTCTCTCCTGCTTCAGTCAG AGAAAAGAAGTGACATCCAGAAAGCTTTAGGAGTCGTTTTGGAAATGCTGGACTTCGCCTGCTGGAGGAGCAACCTGGAAGCGTGGAAGCGTTTGAAGTCCATTATTCAaaaactacagttaca AGAAGACTGGAAGGATGTTGTCTCTGGACAAATGGCTGCAAGAAAAGACTGGTGGCCTGCGCTGCACTTCACAAGCTTCCACGCCAGTAAAGACTCTGAGGAGAACCCAGAGCTCATGGAAGTGAAGGCACCACTGACAAAAATCCTTTGCCCGG ACCTAATGCTCAAGTACACAGCCTCACAGGTAACCAGCGGAGAGTGA